From a region of the Lactuca sativa cultivar Salinas chromosome 4, Lsat_Salinas_v11, whole genome shotgun sequence genome:
- the LOC111877922 gene encoding pentatricopeptide repeat-containing protein At1g74850, chloroplastic isoform X2, which translates to MTLSYHSISPILIRSANKTTIQEYNFPQFSTRGFKFAGRRSIVICESSLAKPPNSRSRTRSKPKPKELVFGYPSNSVEKGKYSYEVESLLNKLSGLPPRGSIARCLEPFKNKLSLNDFALVFKELAQRGDWQRSLRLFKQMQRQVWSKPNDHIYTIVIGILGREGLLDKCYDVFEEMPSEGVPRTVFSYTSIINAYGRNGQYETSLQLLDRMKKEGISPNILTYNTVINSCARGGYDWEGLLSLFAEMRHEGLQPDLVTYNTLLATCANRGLGDEAVMVFRTMNEGGTIPDTTSYDYLVQTFGKLGNLKKVSDLLMEMESRGNLPEASCYNVLLEAYSDLEQTKDALDVFRQMQTAGCIPNAMTYTILLNLFGKQGRYDEVRELFLEMKVSSMGLDAATYNILIDVFGEGGYFKEVITLFNDMVDEKIDPNMETYEGLIVSCGKGGLHEDAKRILLHMRETGLVPSSKAYTGIIEAYGQAALYEEALVTFNTMNELGRNPTIETFNSLIDVFSRGGLYKESEAIVSRMSEVGVSGDTDTFNGVIEAFRQGGQFEDAIKAYVDMEKAKCNPDERTLEAVLSVYCFAGLVDESEEQFQEIEKMVELPSVMSYCMMLSIYAKSERWDDAHELLDEMIRCDSSNIHQVIGRMIRGDYDDESNWQMVEYVFDKLNTEGRGLGLRFYNTLLEALWWLGQKERATRVLKEATKRGLFPEIFRKSKRIWSVDVHRLWPGGACTALSLWFKNMREMLKEKEDLPHLASVVVVRGQMEKSSITRDFPVAKMVYSILKDSVSSSFCLPGWNKGRIVCQKPQLKKILVDMGKGSENEIMNLSNAPIPVVDSRTNKGKVRKGGMNNGEVKIGLNGGSGAHIDTRTEVATGSF; encoded by the exons ATGACACTTTCATACCACTCCATCTCGCCAATTCTCATCCGTAGTGCCAACAAAACCACCATACAGGAATACAATTTTCCCCAATTTAGCACCCGAGGGTTCAAATTTGCCGGGCGCCGGTCAATAGTAATCTGCGAGAGCTCCCTCGCTAAACCACCCAACTCCCGATCCAGAACCAGATCCAAACCCAAACCGAAAGAGCTGGTCTTTGGATACCCTTCAAACAGCGTCGAAAAAGGCAAGTACAGCTATGAAGTTGAAAGCCTACTGAATAAACTCTCCGGCTTACCCCCACGGGGCAGTATAGCTCGTTGCTTGGAGCCGTTCAAGAACAAGCTTAGCCTCAATGACTTTGCTTTGGTTTTCAAAGAGCTTGCACAACGTGGAGACTGGCAAAGATCTTTACGTCTCTTTAAGCAAATGCAGCGGCAGGTCTGGTCTAAGCCGAATGATCATATCTACACGATTGTTATCGGAATTTTGGGTCGTGAAGGTCTTCTTGACAAATGCTACGACGTGTTCGAGGAAATGCCCAGCGAAGGGGTGCCTCGTACCGTGTTTTCATATACCTCGATCATCAATGCCTATGGGCGAAACGGTCAGTATGAAACTTCCCTACAGCTTCTTGATAGAATGAAAAAAGAAGGAATTTCCCCCAATATCTTGACATACAACACTGTGATAAACTCCTGTGCGAGAGGTGGGTATGATTGGGAAGGCTTATTGAGTTTATTCGCTGAAATGCGACATGAAGGGTTACAACCAGATTTAGTTACTTATAACACTCTTCTCGCTACTTGTGCTAATAGAGGTTTAGGCGATGAAGCTGTAATGGTTTTCAGAACCATGAACGAAGGTGGAACAATACCAGATACCACTAGTTACGATTACTTAGTTCAAACTTTTGGCAAATTGGGTAATCTTAAAAAGGTTTCAGACCTTCTTATGGAGATGGAATCAAGAGGGAATTTACCCGAAGCATCTTGCTATAATGTCCTATTGGAAGCATACTCAGATTTGGAACAAACAAAGGATGCACTGGATGTGTTTAGGCAAATGCAGACTGCTGGTTGTATACCTAATGCAATGACTTACACTATTCTATTGAATCTTTTTGGGAAACAAGGAAGATACGATGAAGTTCGTGAGCTTTTTCTTGAAATGAAAGTTAGCAGTATGGGATTAGATGCTGCCACATACAACATTCTCATAGATGTTTTTGGAGAAGGTGGGTATTTCAAAGAAGTGATAACTTTATTCAATGATATGGTAGATGAGAAAATCGACCCGAATATGGAAACATATGAAGGATTAATAGTGTCATGTGGGAAAGGAGGACTTCATGAAGATGCTAAAAGGATTTTactacacatgagagaaaccggaTTAGTCCCAAGTTCAAAAGCTTACACTGGAATCATAGAAGCTTATGGACAAGCTGCATTATATGAAGAAGCTCTTGTCACTTTCAATACAATGAATGAACTCGGTAGGAATCCAACCATTGAAACTTTTAATTCTTTGATTGATGTGTTTTCAAGAGGGGGATTATACAAAGAAAGTGAAGCAATAGTGTCGCGAATGAGTGAAGTTGGTGTTTCGGGTGACACAGATACTTTCAATGGAGTGATTGAAGCATTTAGACAAGGGGGACAATTTGAAGATGCAATCAAagcttatgttgatatggaaaaaGCAAAGTGTAATCCAGATGAACGTACACTTGAAGCAGTTTTGAGTGTTTACTGCTTTGCAGGTCTTGTAGATGAAAGTGAAGAACAGTTTCAAGAAATTGAGAAAATGGTGGAGTTGCCTAGTGTCATGAGCTACTGCATGATGCTATCAATCTATGCAAAATCTGAAAG GTGGGATGATGCACATGAGTTGTTGGATGAGATGATAAGATGTGATTCATCAAACATTCATCAAGTGATTGGGAGGATGATTAGGGGAGATTATGATGATGAATCGAATTGGCAAATGGTGGAAtatgtttttgataaattaaACACAGAAGGGCGTGGATTAGGGTTAAGATTCTACAACACACTTCTAGAAGCTCTTTGGTGGTTAGGTCAAAAAGAAAGAGCTACAAGAGTGCTTAAAGAAGCAACAAAAAGAGGTCTTTTCCCTGAAATATTCCGTAAGAGCAAACGTATATGGTCTGTTGATGTACACAG GTTGTGGCCTGGGGGTGCGTGTACAGCTCTATCACTTTGGTTTAAGAACATGAGAGAGATGTTAAAGGAAAAAGAGGATCTTCCTCATTTAGCTTCAGTGGTTGTAGT AAGAGGACAGATGGAGAAGAGTTCCATAACAAGAGATTTTCCAGTTGCAAAAATGGTGTATTCGATTTTGAAAGACagtgtatcatcatctttctgTTTACCTGGATGGAACAAGGGTAGAATCGTGTGTCAAAAACCTCAACTTAAAAAGATTCTAGTTGATATGGGAAAAGGGTCTGAGAATGAGATTATGAATTTGAGTAATGCCCCTATTCCTGTTGTGGATTCAAGAACAAACAAGGGTAAGGTCAGAAAAGGTGGGATGAATAATGGTGAAGTAAAGATTGGTTTAAATGGTGGGAGTGGGGCCCACATCGATACAAGAACAGAGGTGGCAACAGGCTCCTTTTAG
- the LOC111877922 gene encoding pentatricopeptide repeat-containing protein At1g74850, chloroplastic isoform X1, with translation MTLSYHSISPILIRSANKTTIQEYNFPQFSTRGFKFAGRRSIVICESSLAKPPNSRSRTRSKPKPKELVFGYPSNSVEKGKYSYEVESLLNKLSGLPPRGSIARCLEPFKNKLSLNDFALVFKELAQRGDWQRSLRLFKQMQRQVWSKPNDHIYTIVIGILGREGLLDKCYDVFEEMPSEGVPRTVFSYTSIINAYGRNGQYETSLQLLDRMKKEGISPNILTYNTVINSCARGGYDWEGLLSLFAEMRHEGLQPDLVTYNTLLATCANRGLGDEAVMVFRTMNEGGTIPDTTSYDYLVQTFGKLGNLKKVSDLLMEMESRGNLPEASCYNVLLEAYSDLEQTKDALDVFRQMQTAGCIPNAMTYTILLNLFGKQGRYDEVRELFLEMKVSSMGLDAATYNILIDVFGEGGYFKEVITLFNDMVDEKIDPNMETYEGLIVSCGKGGLHEDAKRILLHMRETGLVPSSKAYTGIIEAYGQAALYEEALVTFNTMNELGRNPTIETFNSLIDVFSRGGLYKESEAIVSRMSEVGVSGDTDTFNGVIEAFRQGGQFEDAIKAYVDMEKAKCNPDERTLEAVLSVYCFAGLVDESEEQFQEIEKMVELPSVMSYCMMLSIYAKSERWDDAHELLDEMIRCDSSNIHQVIGRMIRGDYDDESNWQMVEYVFDKLNTEGRGLGLRFYNTLLEALWWLGQKERATRVLKEATKRGLFPEIFRKSKRIWSVDVHRLWPGGACTALSLWFKNMREMLKEKEDLPHLASVVVVRRGQMEKSSITRDFPVAKMVYSILKDSVSSSFCLPGWNKGRIVCQKPQLKKILVDMGKGSENEIMNLSNAPIPVVDSRTNKGKVRKGGMNNGEVKIGLNGGSGAHIDTRTEVATGSF, from the exons ATGACACTTTCATACCACTCCATCTCGCCAATTCTCATCCGTAGTGCCAACAAAACCACCATACAGGAATACAATTTTCCCCAATTTAGCACCCGAGGGTTCAAATTTGCCGGGCGCCGGTCAATAGTAATCTGCGAGAGCTCCCTCGCTAAACCACCCAACTCCCGATCCAGAACCAGATCCAAACCCAAACCGAAAGAGCTGGTCTTTGGATACCCTTCAAACAGCGTCGAAAAAGGCAAGTACAGCTATGAAGTTGAAAGCCTACTGAATAAACTCTCCGGCTTACCCCCACGGGGCAGTATAGCTCGTTGCTTGGAGCCGTTCAAGAACAAGCTTAGCCTCAATGACTTTGCTTTGGTTTTCAAAGAGCTTGCACAACGTGGAGACTGGCAAAGATCTTTACGTCTCTTTAAGCAAATGCAGCGGCAGGTCTGGTCTAAGCCGAATGATCATATCTACACGATTGTTATCGGAATTTTGGGTCGTGAAGGTCTTCTTGACAAATGCTACGACGTGTTCGAGGAAATGCCCAGCGAAGGGGTGCCTCGTACCGTGTTTTCATATACCTCGATCATCAATGCCTATGGGCGAAACGGTCAGTATGAAACTTCCCTACAGCTTCTTGATAGAATGAAAAAAGAAGGAATTTCCCCCAATATCTTGACATACAACACTGTGATAAACTCCTGTGCGAGAGGTGGGTATGATTGGGAAGGCTTATTGAGTTTATTCGCTGAAATGCGACATGAAGGGTTACAACCAGATTTAGTTACTTATAACACTCTTCTCGCTACTTGTGCTAATAGAGGTTTAGGCGATGAAGCTGTAATGGTTTTCAGAACCATGAACGAAGGTGGAACAATACCAGATACCACTAGTTACGATTACTTAGTTCAAACTTTTGGCAAATTGGGTAATCTTAAAAAGGTTTCAGACCTTCTTATGGAGATGGAATCAAGAGGGAATTTACCCGAAGCATCTTGCTATAATGTCCTATTGGAAGCATACTCAGATTTGGAACAAACAAAGGATGCACTGGATGTGTTTAGGCAAATGCAGACTGCTGGTTGTATACCTAATGCAATGACTTACACTATTCTATTGAATCTTTTTGGGAAACAAGGAAGATACGATGAAGTTCGTGAGCTTTTTCTTGAAATGAAAGTTAGCAGTATGGGATTAGATGCTGCCACATACAACATTCTCATAGATGTTTTTGGAGAAGGTGGGTATTTCAAAGAAGTGATAACTTTATTCAATGATATGGTAGATGAGAAAATCGACCCGAATATGGAAACATATGAAGGATTAATAGTGTCATGTGGGAAAGGAGGACTTCATGAAGATGCTAAAAGGATTTTactacacatgagagaaaccggaTTAGTCCCAAGTTCAAAAGCTTACACTGGAATCATAGAAGCTTATGGACAAGCTGCATTATATGAAGAAGCTCTTGTCACTTTCAATACAATGAATGAACTCGGTAGGAATCCAACCATTGAAACTTTTAATTCTTTGATTGATGTGTTTTCAAGAGGGGGATTATACAAAGAAAGTGAAGCAATAGTGTCGCGAATGAGTGAAGTTGGTGTTTCGGGTGACACAGATACTTTCAATGGAGTGATTGAAGCATTTAGACAAGGGGGACAATTTGAAGATGCAATCAAagcttatgttgatatggaaaaaGCAAAGTGTAATCCAGATGAACGTACACTTGAAGCAGTTTTGAGTGTTTACTGCTTTGCAGGTCTTGTAGATGAAAGTGAAGAACAGTTTCAAGAAATTGAGAAAATGGTGGAGTTGCCTAGTGTCATGAGCTACTGCATGATGCTATCAATCTATGCAAAATCTGAAAG GTGGGATGATGCACATGAGTTGTTGGATGAGATGATAAGATGTGATTCATCAAACATTCATCAAGTGATTGGGAGGATGATTAGGGGAGATTATGATGATGAATCGAATTGGCAAATGGTGGAAtatgtttttgataaattaaACACAGAAGGGCGTGGATTAGGGTTAAGATTCTACAACACACTTCTAGAAGCTCTTTGGTGGTTAGGTCAAAAAGAAAGAGCTACAAGAGTGCTTAAAGAAGCAACAAAAAGAGGTCTTTTCCCTGAAATATTCCGTAAGAGCAAACGTATATGGTCTGTTGATGTACACAG GTTGTGGCCTGGGGGTGCGTGTACAGCTCTATCACTTTGGTTTAAGAACATGAGAGAGATGTTAAAGGAAAAAGAGGATCTTCCTCATTTAGCTTCAGTGGTTGTAGT CAGAAGAGGACAGATGGAGAAGAGTTCCATAACAAGAGATTTTCCAGTTGCAAAAATGGTGTATTCGATTTTGAAAGACagtgtatcatcatctttctgTTTACCTGGATGGAACAAGGGTAGAATCGTGTGTCAAAAACCTCAACTTAAAAAGATTCTAGTTGATATGGGAAAAGGGTCTGAGAATGAGATTATGAATTTGAGTAATGCCCCTATTCCTGTTGTGGATTCAAGAACAAACAAGGGTAAGGTCAGAAAAGGTGGGATGAATAATGGTGAAGTAAAGATTGGTTTAAATGGTGGGAGTGGGGCCCACATCGATACAAGAACAGAGGTGGCAACAGGCTCCTTTTAG
- the LOC111877897 gene encoding uncharacterized protein LOC111877897, which produces MPVEKVEAYRAFMKHVKALQVNVPFVETILKTPKYFNLLKGLFAARKDLAEVTEIILSELPEKKGDPGSIIISCQFGNAFVTQALTDSGASINLMPFSFFKKLNLPKPRPVNMKIHLADKTTIHPRGVCEDLLIKVDKFIFPVDFVVLDMEEDPKIPIILGRSFLTTACALIDVCESTLTLRVGDESAIFRVVPEAKQEEEGKEDISFIG; this is translated from the coding sequence ATGCCTGTGGAAAAAGTTGaagcatatagagcctttatgaAGCATGTTAAAGCCCTACAAGTCAatgtgccatttgtggaaacgattctcaaaacacccaagtacttcAACTTACTAAAAGGTCTCTTTGCTGCTAGGAAAGACTTGGCTGAAGTCACGGAGATAATATTGAGTGAGCTACCCGAAAAGAAGGGCGATCCGGGGAGTATTATAATTTCGTGCCAGTTTGGAAATGCATTTGTCACCCAAGCATTGACCGACTCGGGTGCAAGCATCAATCTGATGCCTTTCTCTTTCTTTAAGAAGCTGAATTTACCGAAGCCAAGACCGGTAAACATGAAGATCCATCTGGCAGACAAGACAACAATTCATCCACGaggcgtttgtgaggatcttCTCATTAAAGTTGACAAGTTCATTTTTCCAGTAGACTTTGTGGTGCTtgacatggaagaagaccccaaaaTTCCGATTATTTTGGGGAGGTCATTTTTAACCACCGCATGTGCTTTAATCGATGTATGTGAGTCTACACTAACGTTAAGGGTAGGTGACGAGTCCGCAATATTTAGAGTTGTACCAgaagccaagcaagaagaagaaggaaaagaagataTCTCATTTATCGGTTGA